The Setaria viridis chromosome 6, Setaria_viridis_v4.0, whole genome shotgun sequence genome contains a region encoding:
- the LOC117862206 gene encoding uncharacterized protein has translation MMKKQQLAVGGLSSLFRSSSNKQQDTSPTPGAVLPCRHSSSSSMSSSSYSAWQWTSCGLHPRTLSFRQLQEEEEDASRYGCQHRDDDSHMAMMKKQAAYYKTMNSSYSVDSCFSTNSLDSVDSFSTASHAEAEAVIRAVRSDRLLFEPEDASSFKAASKPNTKLIIKAMDDDDKDDTTTTASEAATAAFGGAMAMSMESENPYRDFRESMEAMVMSQGGVKDWFWLEEMLGWYLRANGKSTHGLIVGAFVDLLVALSTAASPADSSSPATPAAANCYSASDCSCSFSSSPPCS, from the coding sequence ATGATGAAGAAGCAGCAGCTTGCTGTTGGtggcctctcctctctcttccgcagcagcagcaataaGCAGCAGGACACCTCTCCTACTCCTGGTGCAGTGTTGCCGTGCCGCCATTCCTCCTCTTCGTCCATGTCGTCCTCCTCCTACTCCGCGTGGCAATGGACCTCCTGCGGCCTGCACCCAAGAACTCTCTCCTTCAGGCagctgcaggaggaggaggaggatgccagCAGGTATGGCTGCCAGCACCGTGACGATGACAGCCACATGGCCATGATGAAGAAGCAGGCGGCTTATTACAAGACCATGAACTCCTCCTACTCCGTCGACTCGTGCTTCTCCACCAACTCCCTGGACTCCGTCGACAGCTTCTCAACGGCATCCCACGCTGAGGCAGAGGCCGTCATCCGGGCTGTGCGCTCGGACCGACTGCTCTTCGAGCCTGAGGACGCGTCCTCTTTCAAGGCAGCCAGCAAGCCCAACACTAAGCTGATCATCAAGGCCATGGACGACGACGATAAGGatgacaccaccaccaccgcgagcGAGGCAGCAACGGCAGCGTTCGGTGGCGCCATGGCCATGTCGATGGAGTCTGAGAACCCGTACCGTGACTTCCGGGAGTCCATGGAGGCGATGGTGATGAGCCAGGGGGGCGTCAAGGACTGGTTCTGGCTGGAGGAGATGTTGGGATGGTACCTGAGGGCCAACGGCAAGAGCACGCACGGGCTCATCGTCGGCGCCTTCGTGGACCTGCTCGTGGCGCtcagcaccgccgcctcgcctgcaGATTCGTCGTCTCCGGCCACCCCTGCTGCTGCAAACTGCTATTCAGCCAGCGATTGCTCATGCTCCttctcctccagtcctccttgTAGTTAG
- the LOC117862207 gene encoding NDR1/HIN1-like protein 10 produces MRPSIVHGRRRPGQTNQPRSLFLRLSWPAISLCSAVSSACSCRLCLTNTCIVDGNGTLILISSSISTHIPLLQVDPRMGKASAVSSLLCCPCRCLFCGVLSCLFSVLTCIFFSAGLVALVLYLLFRPHIIRATAVSADLSVFDLTPRMWILHYNLSLALQLRNPNKRIALHYRDVAAHAYYEGQRLADAALPDFFQDTGETSPLNPVFAGDAPLVGGVAAAGFRREAAEGATFSVDVKITAHMKLKLWVITVPGPKPKIDCPLRIQQRNHTDGGAPPPEFHPTECRVWF; encoded by the coding sequence ATGCGTCCGTCCATCGTCCATGGAAGAAGACGACCAGGACAAACCAACCAACCAAGGAGTCTCTTCCTCCGACTTTCATGGCCGGCCATCTCTCTCTGCTCTGCAGTCTCCAGTGCATGCAGCTGCAGGCTTTGCCTCACAAACACTTGCATTGTTGATGGAAATGGAACCTTAATCTTAATTTCATCGTCGATAAGCACACATATTCCTCTACTCCAAGTCGATCCAAGGATGGGCAAGGCGAGCGCGGTGTCGTCGTTGCTGTGCTGCCCGTGCCGTTGCCTCTTCTGCGGCGTTCTCAGCTGCCTCTTCAGCGTGCTCACCTGCATCTTCTTCAGCGCCGGCCTGGTCGCCCTGGTCCTGTACCTCCTGTTCCGGCCCCACATCatccgcgccaccgccgtctccgccgaCCTCTCCGTCTTCGACCTCACCCCGCGGATGTGGATCCTCCACTACAACCTCTCCCTCGCCCTCCAGCTGCGCAACCCCAACAAGCGCATCGCCCTCCACTACCGTGACGTCGCCGCGCACGCCTACTACGAGGGCCagcgcctcgccgacgccgccctccCCGACTTCTTCCAGGACACCGGCGAGACCAGCCCGCTCAACCCGGtcttcgccggcgacgccccGCTCGTCGGAGGCGTCGCGGCCGCAGGGTTCCGGAGGGAAGCCGCCGAGGGCGCCACCTTCTCCGTCGACGTCAAGATCACCGCGCACATGAAGCTCAAGCTCTGGGTCATCACCGTGCCGGGGCCCAAGCCCAAGATCGACTGCCCGCTCAGGATCCAGCAGCGGAATCACACCGACGGCGGCGCACCACCGCCCGAGTTCCATCCAACAGAATGCAGGGTCTGGTTCTGA
- the LOC117862208 gene encoding NDR1/HIN1-like protein 1: MSIKYCDQHKDCERQRLYRRCCAAVAGIILLALLIVLIVWLVLRPSKPRFFLSNVDIVCINVSSSSALAVTMQATLAARNPNERVGIFYDRADVYAEYRGLQVTVATALPPMFQGRGDATVWAPFLSAAGVPLPPYLATALAQDETAGYLLVTIRVDGWIRWKAGAFITSHYHLRVRCPALLTVNDGQGSYGSNAGGGLGYFKFNRAAPCVVDI, encoded by the coding sequence ATGTCGATCAAGTACTGCGACCAGCACAAGGACTGCGAGCGGCAGCGGCTTTACCGCCGGTGCTGCGCGGCCGTCGCGGGGATCATCCTGCTGGCCCTCCTCATCGTGCTGATCGTGTGGCTTGTCCTCCGCCCCAGCAAGCCCCGCTTCTTCCTCAGCAACGTCGACATCGTGTGCATCAACGTGAGCTCCTCCTCGGCGCTGGCGGTGACGATGCAGGCGACGCTGGCGGCGCGCAACCCGAACGAGCGCGTGGGCATCTTCTACGACCGCGCCGACGTGTACGCCGAGTACCGGGGCCTCCAGGTGACGGTGGCCACCGCGCTGCCGCCCATGTTCCAGGGCCGCGGCGACGCCACCGTCTGGGCGCccttcctctccgccgccggcgtcccgcTGCCGCCGTACCTCGCCACCGCGCTCGCGCAGGACGAGACGGCGGGGTACCTGCTCGTCACCATCCGCGTCGACGGATGGATCCGGTGGAAGGCCGGGGCCTTCATCACCAGCCACTACCACCTCAGGGTGCGCTGCCCGGCGCTGCTCACCGTCAACGACGGCCAGGGAAGCTACGGATCAAACGCCGGAGGAGGGCTCGGCTACTTCAAGTTCAACCGCGCCGCACCATGCGTCGTCGACATCTAG
- the LOC117861394 gene encoding uncharacterized protein — MSSKSINMEPSSTSATTTSSSHRGGGRELQGPRPAPLKVRKGSHKIRKPPPQQVREPVIIYTLSPKVVHADASEFMSVVQRLTGATASSLSSSSVPDHQIQASSLPSWFPFFSSGQSSASAALLQPPAPHFPFQLQHQQAAGGPHDLNQQVISPAARLAAIEQARSSSGVTAGGLLPPFPSILSPESLPAIQPSFFSPPAGAGGGGINLFGELISPAAAFLGAGAGATQAGATTSHQNPVMLQQAEASPSAGAYYCWDLFNNRHHQN; from the coding sequence ATGTCAAGTAAGTCAATCAACATGGAGCCATCCTCTACGAGCGCGACAACCACGTCCTCCTcgcatcgcggcggcggccgggagctgCAGggcccgcgcccggcgccgctCAAGGTCCGCAAGGGCTCCCACAAGAtcaggaagccgccgccgcagcaggtgCGGGAGCCGGTCATCATCTACACATTGTCGCCCAAGGTCGTGCACGCCGACGCCAGCGAGTTCATGTCCGTCGTGCAGCGCCTCACCGGTGCCACGGCGTCATccttatcctcctcctccgtcccgGACCATCAGATTCAGGCGTCGTCGCTCCCGTCGTGGTTCCCCTTCTTCAGTAGTGGCCAGTCGTCGGCCTCCGCCGCACTACtccagccgccggcgccacaCTTCCCGTTCCAGCTGCAGCACCAGCAAGCAGCAGGAGGGCCGCATGACCTGAACCAGCAGGTCATCTCGCCCGCGGCACGCCTCGCCGCCATTGAGCAGGCGAGGAGTTCATCCGGTGTTACTGCCGGAGGCCTACTGCCGCCATTCCCGAGCATCCTGTCGCCAGAGTCGCTCCCGGCGATCCAGCCGAGCTTCTTCTCCCCGCCGGCCggagcaggcggcggtggcatcAACCTGTTCGGCGAGCTCATCAGCCCGGCGGCGGCATTTCTTGGTGCAGGTGCAGGGGCCACCCAGGCCGGTGCAACAACAAGTCATCAAAATCCTGTAATGTTGCAGCAGGCAGAAGCGTCGCCGTCGGCTGGTGCCTACTACTGCTGGGATCTCTTCAACAACCGGCACCACCAAAACTAA